A DNA window from Pyrus communis chromosome 3, drPyrComm1.1, whole genome shotgun sequence contains the following coding sequences:
- the LOC137730061 gene encoding uncharacterized protein: MGVDYYKLLQVDKNASDDDLKKAYRKLAMKWHPDKNPTNKKEAESKFKQISEAYEVLSDPQKRAIYDQYGEEGLKGQVPPPDAGGPGGGATFFQTGDGPNVFRFNPRNADDIFADFFGFSSPMGGMGGGMGGGGMRGGRSFGGMFGEDVFSSFGEGRPMSHAPRKAPPIEKRLPCSLEELYKGTTKKMKISREIADASGKTMQVEEILTIEIKPGWKKGTKITFPEKGNEQGNITPADLVFIIDEKPHSTFTRDGNDLIVTQRITLAEALTGYTVRLTTLDGRSLTIPINNVISPDYEEVVPREGMPVPKDPSKKGNLRIKFNIKFPTRLTAEQKAGIKKCLPA; the protein is encoded by the exons atgggTGTGGATTACTACAAGCTTCTGCAGGTGGACAAGAACGCCAGCGACGACGATTTGAAGAAAGCTTACAGAAAGCTCGCCATGAAGTGGCACCCTGATAAGAACCCCACCAACAAGAAGGAAGCCGAGTCCAAGTTCAAACAGATCTCTGAGGCCTACGAG gttCTGAGTGATCCCCAGAAAAGAGCAATTTATGATCAATACGGAGAAGAAGGACTGAAAGGCCAAGTGCCGCCGCCGGATGCGGGTGGGCCTGGCGGTGGAGCTACCTTCTTCCAAACCGGGGACGGTCCAAATGTGTTTAGATTCAACCCCAGAAACGCCGACGACATTTTTGCTGATTTCTTTGGGTTCTCGAGCCCCATGGGTGGAATGGGAGGCGGAATGGGCGGTGGAGGCATGAGGGGTGGAAGGTCTTTTGGTGGAATGTTTGGGGAGGACGTGTTTAGTTCATTCGGAGAAGGCCGGCCCATGAGTCATGCGCCACGAAAAGCTCCACCTATAGAGAAGAGGCTGCCTTGTAGCCTTGAGGAGCTGTACAAGGGGACTACCAAGAAGATGAAGATTTCGAGGGAAATCGCAGATGCAAGCGG GAAGACCATGCAAGTGGAGGAAATACTAACCATAGAAATCAAGCCTGGCTGGAAAAAGGGAACCAAAATCACCTTCCCGGAGAAAGGGAACGAGCAAGGAAACATAACTCCTGCGGATCTTGTGTTCATAATCGATGAGAAACCACACAGCACATTCACAAGGGATGGGAACGATCTTATTGTCACGCAGAGGATTACTCTAGCAGAAGCTCTAACAGGCTACACTGTCCGCCTGACCACCCTAGATGGAAGGAGCCTCACCATCCCCATCAACAATGTGATTAGCCCAGACTATGAGGAGGTAGTCCCTAGGGAGGGAATGCCCGTACCGAAAGACCCCTCCAAGAAGGGTAACCTCAGAATTAAATTCAACATCAAGTTTCCGACAAGATTGACTGCCGAACAGAAGGCTGGAATTAAGAAATGCTTGCCGGCTTGA
- the LOC137728854 gene encoding uncharacterized protein yields the protein MSTISSRFLPINDQPKLAFSSSTSPLPPFPQHSRTSSRPRRSSVPYTRTRVAKSIRASAAQPPSATSSVTLEIPETESDPSATVFVIRARNRIGLLQVITRVFKVLGLHVDKATVEFEGEYFVKRFFVTDSRGAKISDPESLERIKNALAEAIEDGGSVSVGPTSPTTRGVVVRRPGSGLGLTFGSDGAKAERMFALMDGFLKNDSISLQKDILRHVEYTVARSRFSFDDFEAYQALAHSVRDRLIERSHDTQLYFKRKDPKRVYFLSLEFLMGRSLSNSVINLGIRDQYADALSQLGFEFEVLAEQEGDAALGNGGLARLSACQMDSMATLDYPAWGYGLRYEYGLFRQVILDGFQHEQPDFWLNFGNPWETERVHVTYPVKFYGVVEEENLNGEKHNIWSPGEVVEAVAYDNPIPGYGTRNTITLRLWAGKPSDQHDMEAYNTGDYINAVVSRQKAENISSVLYPDDRSFQGKELRLKQQYFFVSASIQDIIRRFKDGHSNFDEFPEKVALQLNDTHPSLAIAEVMRVLVDEENLGWNKAWDIACKIFSFTIHAVIAEGLEKIPVDLLGSLLPRHLQIIYDINFKFVEELKKRIGLDYNRLSRMSIVEEGSTKSIRMANLAIVCSHTVNGVSNVHSELLKTKLFKDFYELWPEKFQCKTNGVTQRRWIVVSNPSLCALISKWLGTEAWIRDVDLLTGLREYAADADLQQEWMMVKKVNKMRLAEYIEAMSGVKVSLDAMFDVQTKRIHEYKRQLLNILGIIHRYDCIKNMEKSQRNKVVPRVCIIGGKAAPGYEIAKKIIKLCHAVAEKINNDDDVGDLLKLVFIPDYNVSVAELVIPGADLSQHLSTAGHEASGTGSMKFLMNGCLLLATEDGSTVEIVEEIGADNLFLFGAKIDEVPKLREEGSAHKMPLQCARVLRMVRDGHFGFKDYFESLCDKVEGNDFYLLGSDFESYLEAQAAADKAFADPQKWTQMSILSTAGSGRFSSDRTIRDYAEKTWGVEPCRFPSDG from the exons ATGTCGACGATATCGTCACGATTTCTCCCCATCAATGACCAACCGAAGCTCGCATTCTCATCTTCCACCTCTCCGCTCCCTCCGTTTCCCCAACATTCTCGAACCTCCTCGAGACCACGGCGATCTTCGGTTCCCTACACCCGCACTCGTGTCGCAAAATCGATACGCGCCTCCGCCGCCCAACCGCCCTCCGCCACGTCGTCAGTCACGCTCGAAATCCCAGAGACCGAATCCGACCCGTCCGCCACCGTCTTCGTGATCCGGGCCCGGAACCGCATCGGCCTCCTCCAGGTCATCACCCGCGTCTTCAAAGTCCTCGGCCTCCACGTCGACAAGGCCACCGTCGAATTCGAGGGTGAATACTTCGTAAAGCGGTTCTTCGTCACCGATTCCCGCGGCGCGAAGATCAGCGACCCGGAGAGCCTCGAGCGGATCAAGAATGCCCTGGCGGAGGCCATTGAGGACGGCGGTTCGGTCTCGGTTGGTCCCACCAGTCCCACCACGAGGGGCGTCGTAGTCCGCCGTCCAGGGTCGGGTCTAGGCCTGACATTTGGCTCGGACGGCGCCAAGGCCGAGAGGATGTTCGCGCTAATGGATGGGTTCTTGAAAAATGACTCAATTAGCCTTCAGAAGGACATTCTTCGTCACGTTGAGTACACGGTGGCCAGGTCCCGCTTCAGCTTCGATGACTTTGAGGCTTATCAG GCTCTAGCGCATAGTGTGAGAGACCGGCTGATCGAGCGTTCGCATGATACTCAACTTTACTTCAAGAGGAAAGACCCTAAGCGCGTATACTTCCTCTCGCTTGAGTTTCTTATGG GTCGTTCCTTGTCGAATAGTGTCATCAACCTTGGCATTCGGGACCAATATGCAGACGCTTTAAGCCAGCTTGGCTTTGAGTTTGAAGTTTTGGCAGAGCAG GAAGGAGATGCTGCCCTTGGTAATGGTGGCTTAGCCCGTCTTTCAGCTTGTCAAATGGATTCTATGGCAACTCTGGACTATCCTGCATGGGG TTATGGACTACGTTACGAATATGGATTATTCCGCCAGGTCATACTAGATGGCTTCCAACATGAACAACCTGATTTCTGGTTAAACTTTGGAAATCCTTGGGAGACAGAGCGGGTTCATGTAACGTATCCAGTAAAG TTCTACGGGGTCGTCGAGGAGGAAAATCTGAATGGAGAAAAACATAATATTTGGTCCCCTGGAGAAGTG GTAGAAGCTGTGGCTTATGATAATCCTATACCTGGTTATGGAACAAGGAATACCATTACTCTCCGTTTATGGGCTGGAAAGCCAAGTGATCAACATGATATG GAAGCTTATAATACTGGAGATTACATCAATGCTGTTGTTAGTAGACAGAAAGCAGAAAATATAAGTAGTGTTTTGTACCCTGATGACCGTTCTTTTCAG GGGAAGGAACTGCGGTTGAAACAACAATATTTCTTTGTCTCTGCATCCATACAAGACATTATTCGGAGGTTTAAAGATGGTCACAGTAACTTTGATGAATTTCCAGAAAAG GTTGCTCTGCAGCTGAATGATACTCACCCATCTCTTGCAATAGCTGAGGTTATGAGAGTGCTTGTTGATGAAGAGAATTTGGGTTGGAATAAAGCATGGGACATTGCTTGCAAAATCTTTTCGTTCACAATACATGCAGTAATTGCTGAAGGGTTGGAGAAAATCCCTGTTGATTTACTGGGCAGTCTTCTCCCACGTCATTTACAA ATTATATATGACATAAACTTTAAGTTTGTGGAAGAGTTGAAGAAGAGGATTGGTTTAGATTACAATCGGCTGTCCCGGATGTCAATTGTTGAGGAAGGTTCTACAAAG AGTATCCGAATGGCAAATCTGGCAATTGTATGCTCCCATACTGTGAATGGTGTTTCCAATGTACATTCagaattattaaaaacaaagttaTTCAAG GACTTTTATGAGTTGTGGCCTGAGAAATTTCAGTGCAAGACTAATGGTGTTACCCAG CGTCGCTGGATTGTAGTGAGTAACCCTAGCCTGTGTGCTCTTATCTCAAAATGGCTTGGAACAGAAGCTTGGATTCGTGATGTTGACCTTCTAACTGGCTTGCGTGAGTATGCAGCAGATGCCGACCTTCAACAAGAATGGATGATG GTTAAGAAGGTTAACAAAATGAGGCTTGCTGAGTACATTGAAGCAATGAGTGGTGTGAAG GTTAGTTTAGATGCAATGTTTGATGTGCAGACAAAGCGAATACACGAGTACAAACGACAGTTGCTGAATATACTTGGCATTATCCATCGATATGATTGTATCAAG AACATGGAGAAAAGTCAACGGAATAAGGTTGTGCCCCGTGTTTGTATTATTGGAGGAAAAGCTGCTCCTGGTTATGAAATTGCAAAGAAGATTATCAAACTTTGTCATGCTGTagcagaaaaaataaataatgatgatgatgttggTGATCTGTTAAAACTG GTTTTCATTCCTGATTATAATGTATCTGTTGCTGAATTGGTAATACCCGGGGCTGACCTTTCACAGCACCTAAG CACCGCAGGACATGAAGCGTCTGGAACTGGAAGCATGAAGTTTCTTATGAATGGATGTTTACTCTTAGCTACAGAAGATGGCTCTACAGTTGAAATTGTTGAAGAAATAGGGGCAGACAACCTG TTTTTGTTTGGTGCAAAGATTGATGAAGTTCCCAAATTGCGAGAGGAAGGATCTGCTCATAAAATGCCACTGCAATGTGCACGCGTTCTCAG GATGGTCCGAGATGGTCATTTCGGCTTTAAAGACTATTTCGAATCTCTATGTGACAAGGTGGAGGGCAACGACTTCTATTTGCTTGGATCTGATTTCGAAAGCTATTTAGAGGCACAG GCCGCTGCTGATAAAGCATTTGCGGATCCACAGAAGTGGACTCAGATGAGCATCCTTAGCACAGCCGGGTCTGGGAGATTCAGCAGCGATAGAACAATCCGAGACTACGCGGAGAAGACTTGGGGAGTTGAACCGTGCAGATTCCCTTCCGACGGCTAG
- the LOC137730060 gene encoding homeobox-DDT domain protein RLT1-like, which yields MEAASEGENQNKNHESNSKFNNSSEGQSKPKRQMKTPFQLETLEKAYALDTYPSEAVRAELSERLGLSDRQLQMWFCHRRLKDKKEGGPPKKQRKLAPALPEPPMDDLAHGSEPGSDYGSGSGSGSSPFGHAQLRNVVARGVADDIPMRGRRYYESPQSKLELRAIACVEAQLGEPLRENGPLLGIEFDPLPPDAFGAPIVAEQLKRSAHALEGKYERHDAKPNKVAPRTLHEYPFPQDHSSIRSDAYGQVSQSHFHDSAIDGPSARTSSFAVGNEPLSRVHVVHGHASRVRLLSQQERQAVPYSSPVDDGSLPQRDSFTNVRVNTQFSDPPVVAPENSNVLSEDQINDSILRMERKRKSEEARIAKEVEAHELRIRKELEKQDILRRKNEERMRKEMERQDRERRKEEERLMRERQREEERLKREQKREIERREKFLQKEYIRAEKRRQKEELRKEREVVRRKAALEKATARRLAKESMELIEDEQLELMELAAASNGLSSIISIDLDTLQNLDAFRDSLVAFPPTSVQLKRPFAIQPWINSEANIGNLLMVWRFLITFADVLELWPFTLDEFIQAFHDYDSRLLGEIHVALLRLIIKDIEDVARTPTGLGINQNGAANPGGGHPQIVEGAYAWGFDIRNWQQHLNLLTWPEIFRQLALSAGFGPQLKKRSIAWSYTPDKDEGKVCQDAISNLRNGSAAVNAFAVMQEKGLLAPRRSRHRLTPGTVKFAAFHVLSLEGNKGLTVLDLAEKIQKSGLRDLTTSKTPEASISVALTRDTKLFERIAPSTYRVRAAYRKDPIDAEAVLSAARKKIQIFENGILAAEDVDDVERDDAENDEVERDEDFECEVDEDPDVDDLATPSVAKKSPDDYSEVISFSENGKDSLCGDVGLAVKNEFDKDVSCSPVTGSKDAFCPSASSKQCVSGVDISNSNLDQENMEIDESKSGESWVQGLTEGEYSDLSVEERLRGLVALIGVANEGNTIRVVLEDRLEAANALKKQMLAEAQLDKSRLKEENVGRLDFQSFMGGKADVQATGVEDGQSPLRDVDNRNIEASPVTAENQKSIHGSQGVQNQLNGVPVERTSAAQDFSMGSDNFLSQQLAYASKRSRSQLKSYIAHRAEEMYAYRSLPLGQDRRHNRYWQFVASASRNDPGSGRIFIELNNGSWRLIDTEGAFDALVTALDTRGIRESHLRLMLQKIEASFKENGRKNAHCPNNAGPSKNHVKNEAGEMDSSPDFPSRFDSPESTVCALNSDTTQSFSSFRIELDRSETEKRAALRRYQDFQKWMWKECFNSSTLGATKYGKQRCRPLFDVCDVCLSCYYFEDSHCDTCHQTFDAFNRNFDFNEHVIQCKTKRTLEPWDFHVPCTSVPLARRLLKALIALVEVSTPPEALQSVWTEDRRKMWGEKLNASSSMEELLQTLTLFETAVKRDFLSSHFALTEELLGSCKQSGVIRDYLDSGSVPVLPWIPLTTAAVALRLHEIDSAITYVKQAKPEPTADKEMGEYLNQPMRLLTSRSETELTEAGLNEYTREDNSTHLKSGRNSFRRGRGGREQGRGKRWQKKVNNPKSVVSRRNIRGNENLNQGLRTVGKRTQGQGSGRGRRTVRKRRMKNRAVEETPLGRMSDIRSSPESGGESPRNLAEEWDDEKIDMKGDEQGEGYEQGELEEGYEQGELGEGYEQGELGEGYEQRGALESEDEEQAVGYEQGNWEIGFDGTSSGWNRGLVEASDNDLDTSEDDNNVMEEVRDEDSEGDVDVDMSDASDEMPNAMRNDDGTESESSDDYSE from the exons ATGGAGGCGGCATCGGAGGGAGAAAATCAGAACAAAAATCATGAGAGCAATAGTAAATTTAACAATTCCAGTGAGGGGCAGAGCAAGCCCAAGCGTCAGATGAAGACCCCCTTTCAGCTCGAAACCCTCGAGAAAGCATATGCCT TGGATACCTACCCGTCGGAGGCGGTTAGGGCTGAGCTGTCGGAAAGATTAGGGCTTTCCGATCGGCAGTTGCAGATGTGGTTCTGTCACAGAAGGTTGAAGGACAAGAAGGAAGGGGGTCCACCCAAGAAGCAGCGGAAATTGGCACCCGCTTTGCCTGAGCCTCCTATGGATGATTTGGCTCATGGCTCAGAGCCGGGTAGTGATTATGGGTCGGGCTCCGGCTCCGGCTCAAGCCCCTTTGGTCATGCACAGTTGCGGAATGTGGTGGCTAGGGGTGTGGCTGATGACATTCCAATGAGGGGAAGGAGGTATTATGAGTCGCCACAGTCGAAATTGGAGCTCAGAGCCATTGCTTGTGTGGAAGCTCAATTGGGAGAGCCATTGAGGGAAAATGGCCCGCTTCTTGGGATAGAGTTTGATCCTTTGCCGCCAGATGCATTTGGGGCACCTATAG TTGCGGAGCAGCTGAAGCGGTCTGCCCATGCTTTGGAGGGCAAATATGAGCGTCATGATGCAAAACCAAATAAA GTTGCTCCAAGGACCCTCCATGAATATCCCTTTCCTCAAGATCACTCCAGTATTCGGTCTGATGCATATGGACAAGTCTCTCAATCTCATTTTCACGATTCAGCCATTGATGGTCCATCTGCAAGAACTTCATCATTTGCTGTAGGAAATGAGCCGTTGTCAAGGGTTCATGTTGTCCATGGTCATGCGTCGCGTGTTCGTCTTCTGTCTCAGCAGGAGAGGCAAGCGGTGCCTTACTCATCTCCTGTTGATGATGGAAGTCTACCACAAAGGGACTCCTTCACTAATGTAAGAGTAAATACTCAGTTTAGTGATCCCCCTGTTGTTGCACCGGAAAACTCTAATGTATTATCTGAAGATCAAATTAATGACTCTATTCTGCGAATGGAGAGGAAACGCAAG AGTGAAGAAGCGAGAATCGCTAAAGAAGTTGAAGCTCATGAGCTGCGGATCCGGAAGGAACTGGAGAAACAAGATATTCTGAGGAGAAAG AACGAGGAACGAATGAGGAAGGAAATGGAAAGGCAAGACCGTGAAAGacgaaaagaagaagagaggttGATGCGTGAAAGGCAGCGCGAGGAAGAGAGATTAAAGCGTGAGCAAAAACGTGAAATTGAACGAAGGGAAAAGTTTTTACAGAAAGAGTATATAAGA GCTGAGAAAAGGAGGCAGAAGGAAGAGCTTCGCAAAGAGAGAGAGGTAGTGAGACGCAAAGCTGCACTTGAGAAGGCAACTGCACGCAGGCTTGCTAAAGAATCTATGGAGCTTATTGAGGATGAGCAACTAGAACTAATGGAGTTGGCAGCTGCAAGCAATGGTTTGTCCTCCATTATTTCTATTGATCTTGACACCCTGCAAAACCTTGATGCATTCAGAG ATTCTTTGGTTGCATTCCCACCTACGTCTGTGCAATTAAAAAGACCATTTGCAATTCAGCCGTGGATCAATTCAGAGGCGAATATTGGTAACCTTCTCATG GTTTGGAGATTTTTGATTACCTTCGCTGATGTTCTCGAGTTATGGCCCTTTACTCTTGATGAGTTTATTCAAGCATTTCATGACTAT GATTCAAGGTTGTTGGGTGAGATCCATGTTGCTCTCTTGAGGTTGATTATCAAAGATATTGAAGATGTTGCAAGGACTCCTACTGGATTAGGAATAAATCAAAATGGTGCTGCTAATCCTGGAGGTGGACATCCACAGATTGTTGAAGGA GCATATGCATGGGGCTTTGATATACGAAACTGGCAGCAGCACTTAAATCTGCTAACATGGCCTGAAATATTCCGGCAACTAGCACTCTCTGCCGGATTTGGGCCACAGCTGAAGAAAAGGAGTATTGCATGGTCATACACACCTGATAAGGATGAG GGTAAAGTTTGTCAGGATGCCATTTCTAATCTACGAAATGGTTCCGCAGCTGTAAATGCATTTGCAGTAATGCAAGAGAAAGGCTTACTGGCTCCAAGAAGATCCAGACACCGGTTGACTCCTGGAACTGTAAAGTTTGCAGCTTTTCATGTGCTTTCACTTGAGGGAAATAAGGGACTAACAGTGTTAGATCTTGCAGAAAAGATTCAG AAATCTGGCCTTCGGGACCTGACAACAAGCAAGACTCCCGAAGCTTCAATTTCTGTTGCTTTGACAAGAGATACTAAGCTCTTTGAAAGAATAGCTCCTTCAACATATCGTGTACGAGCTGCTTACAGAAAGGATCCTATTGATGCTGAGGCTGTACTTTCAGCGGCCAGGAAGAAAATTCAGATATTTGAAAATGGAATTTTAGCTGCGGAAGATGTCGATGATGTTGAAAGAGATGATGCTGAAAATGATGAGGTTGAAAGAGACGAAGACTTTGAATGTGAAGTTGATGAAGATCCTGATGTTGATGACTTAGCTACTCCATCAGTTGCAAAGAAATCCCCTGATGATTACAGTGAAGTAATTAGTTTCTCAGAAAATGGAAAGGACAGTTTATGCGGCGATGTTGGACTTGCTGTGAAAAATGAGTTTGATAAGGATGTTTCATGTTCCCCCGTCACTGGTTCCAAAGATGCATTCTGTCCTAGTGCTTCCTCAAAACAGTGTGTTTCGGGTGTAGATATTAGTAATAGTAATCTTGACCAAGAAAATATGGAGATTGATGAAAGCAAGTCAGGTGAGTCATGGGTTCAAGGACTTACAGAAGGGGAATATTCTGATCTCAGCGTGGAAGAGCGTCTTAGAGGTCTTGTTGCCTTGATTGGTGTTGCAAATGAAGGAAACACTATTCGTGTTGTTCTTGAG GATCGATTAGAAGCTGCAAATGCTCTTAAGAAGCAAATGTTGGCAGAGGCACAGCTGGATAAAAGTCGCCTAAAAGAAGAGAATGTTGGTAGGTTAGATTTTCAATCTTTTATGGGAGGCAAAGCTGACGTACAAGCTACCGGAGTAGAGGACGGCCAAAGTCCCTTACGGGATGTTGATAACAGAAACATTGAAGCATCTCCAGTCACTGCAGAAAATCAAAAGTCTATCCATGGGTCACAAGGTGTTCAGAATCAGCTAAATGGTGTGCCTGTTGAAAGGACCTCAGCAGCCCAAGATTTCTCCATGGGTTCTGATAACTTTTTGTCTCAGCAACTTGCATATGCATCAAAAAGGTCACGCTCACAGTTAAAATCATATATTGCACATAGAGCAGAAGAGATGTATGCATACAGGTCCCTGCCTCTTGGTCAAGATCGTAGGCATAATCGATACTGGCAATTTGTTGCATCTGCATCAAGAAATGATCCTGGTTCAGGCagaatttttattgaattgaacaATGGAAGCTGGAGGCTTATTGACACTGAAGGG GCCTTTGATGCTCTTGTTACGGCTCTGGACACACGCGGGATTAGGGAATCTCATTTACGCTTAATGTTGCAAAAGATTGAGGCATCCTTCAAGGAGAATGGTCGGAAAAATGCACATTGTCCTAACAATGCAGGCCCGAGTAAAAACCATGTTAAAAACGAAGCCGGCGAAATGGATTCTAGTCCTGATTTCCCTTCTCGTTTTGACAGCCCTGAAAGTACAGTCTGTGCTTTGAATTCTGATACAACGCAGAGCTTCTCTTCTTTCAGAATTGAGCTCGACAGAAGTGAAACTGAGAAAAGGGCTGCCTTGAGAAGGTATCAAGATTTTCAGAAGTGGATGTGGAAAGAATGCTTTAATTCATCTACCTTAGGTGccacgaaatatgggaagcagAGATGCAGACCGCTGTTTGATGTTTGTGATGTCTGCCTCAGTTGTTATTACTTTGAGGATTCCCACTGCGATACTTGCCATCAGACTTTTGATGCTTTCAACAGAAATTTTGACTTTAATGAACATGTAATTCAATGTAAAACAAAAAGGACGTTGGAACCTTGGGATTTCCATGTTCCTTGTACTTCTGTTCCCTTGGCCAGGAGATTGCTCAAGGCATTAATAGCTCTTGTTGAG GTATCTACCCCACCAGAGGCTCTTCAATCGGTTTGGACTGAAGACCGTCGAAAGATGTGGGGAGAGAAACTGAATGCGTCATCATCAATGGAAGAACTTCTACAG ACATTGACTCTGTTTGAGACTGCTGTGAAGAGAGACTTTCTGTCATCACACTTTGCACTGACAGAGGAATTACTGGGCTCCTGCAAACAGTCGGGGGTTATTCGCGATTATCTTGACAGTGGATCCGTTCCTGTACTTCCTTGGATACCACTTACCACTGCAGCTGTGGCTCTGAGGCTTCATGAGATAGATTCAGCAATTACATATGTAAAGCAAGCGAAACCTGAGCCCACTGCGGACAAGGAAATGGGAGAATATCTT AATCAACCTATGAGACTTCTTACATCGAGGAGTGAGACTGAACTAACAGAAGCAGGCCTCAATGAGTACACGAGGGAAGACAACAGTACTCACCTGAAAAGTGGACGAAACAGCTTTAGACGTGGTAGAGGAGGTCGAGAGCAAGGACGCGGTAAAAGGTGGCAGAAAAAGGTGAATAATCCCAAATCAGTGGTAAGTCGTCGGAACATTAGGGGTAATGAGAATTTGAATCAAGGGTTGAGAACTGTGGGAAAACGAACGCAGGGACAAGGGAGTGGACGGGGTCGCCGAACTGTTAGAAAGAGGAGAATGAAGAACAGGGCTGTTGAGGAGACACCTCTGGGCCGTATGAGTGACATACGCAGCAGCCCTGAGAGTGGAGGAGAATCGCCAAGAAACTTGGCTGAGGAATGGGATGATGAAAAGATCGATATGAAAGGTGATGAGCAAGGAGAGGGATATGAACAAGGAGAGTTGGAAGAGGGATATGAACAAGGAGAGTTAGGAGAGGGATATGAACAAGGAGAGTTAGGAGAGGGATATGAACAAAGAGGCGCATTGGAATCTGAAGACGAGGAACAAGCAGTGGGATATGAACAAGGTAACTGGGAAATTGGGTTTGATGGGACTTCCAGCGGATGGAACAGGGGTTTAGTAGAAGCTAGTGACAACGATTTGGATACTTCTGAAGATGACAATAACGTCATGGAAGAAGTGAGAGATGAAGATTCAGAAGGGGATGTAGATGTCGATATGAGTGATGCCTCAGATGAAATGCCAAACGCGATGAGAAACGATGATGGCACAGAGTCGGAAAGTTCAGATGACTATAGTGAATGA